In a single window of the Sorangium aterium genome:
- a CDS encoding chalcone isomerase family protein, translating to MKLIPKKLMVLVVALAALFTFAAAAPVRADDWALTGTGVRVKTIAFIDIDVYEISHFMKQTPASRSKQAVIDADVPKKFVWKMLRDVDKEKIHDALTGAFAMNGYKDQAKIKAFVGAFQGELKEGARITIQYDPEKKTTTVAVGGSSASVAGVDFMKAVWSIWLGKIDQPNLGDQLIGRLK from the coding sequence ATGAAGCTCATTCCCAAGAAGCTCATGGTCCTGGTCGTCGCCCTCGCGGCCCTCTTCACCTTCGCCGCCGCCGCCCCGGTCAGGGCCGACGACTGGGCCCTGACGGGCACCGGCGTCCGCGTCAAGACGATCGCGTTCATCGACATCGACGTCTACGAGATCAGCCATTTCATGAAGCAGACGCCGGCGTCGCGATCGAAGCAGGCGGTGATCGACGCCGACGTCCCGAAGAAGTTCGTCTGGAAGATGCTGCGCGACGTGGACAAGGAGAAGATCCACGACGCGTTGACAGGCGCCTTCGCGATGAACGGGTACAAGGATCAGGCCAAGATCAAGGCGTTCGTGGGCGCGTTCCAGGGAGAGCTGAAGGAAGGGGCGCGCATCACCATCCAGTACGACCCGGAGAAGAAGACCACGACCGTCGCGGTCGGAGGCAGCAGCGCGAGCGTCGCCGGCGTGGACTTCATGAAGGCCGTGTGGAGCATCTGGCTCGGGAAGATCGATCAACCGAACCTGGGCGATCAGCTCATCGGCCGGCTGAAATAG
- a CDS encoding M16 family metallopeptidase: MNAKKEPTLRAPGRARTAGLVAGLLAVATPLAAAADPSGAPGAGPVAGGIEGLVQSAAHFRLSNGLEVLLEEDHRQPTVAVVVAYEIGSRDDPRGYDQLAHLVEHMTYRGSRHMKPLEALSLLERAGVHRMNGVTGPDYTAYYALVPAAALPLALWIESERMAFTLERFDEQALALEQKIVRNELLESDGIDGMFRRHTLRAIFGQDHPYSGAELPLDDLEAIELRHAQWFFQQGYRPSNARLILVGDIDPQATRALVERYFGPVVNPKAPFVRRRTAPPAFAAARRVTFENAVYREQIEVCWAAPPAASRERVAAGLVADALAQSLRARLVDDQGTLSHVDTDIDDLDLGSVFSVSAALTKHATHDGVEAAIEREIHQMWGMDWGAVLPEVKQTAIVRELISHDKPLSRAFRHLQSLRSTSRPFNVARRIAEIGGVTPDDMLRLRRYFTPDRRLVARLVRVEPEDVASPEGKLTVDAR; this comes from the coding sequence TTGAACGCCAAGAAAGAGCCGACACTGCGGGCGCCGGGACGAGCGAGGACGGCCGGGCTGGTGGCGGGGCTCTTGGCGGTCGCCACGCCCCTCGCGGCAGCGGCGGACCCCTCGGGAGCCCCGGGCGCCGGCCCGGTGGCGGGAGGTATCGAGGGCCTGGTGCAGAGCGCCGCCCACTTCCGCCTGAGCAACGGCCTCGAGGTGCTCCTGGAGGAAGATCACAGGCAGCCGACGGTGGCCGTCGTCGTCGCGTACGAGATCGGCAGCCGAGATGATCCGCGGGGCTATGACCAGCTGGCGCACCTCGTCGAGCACATGACGTACCGGGGCTCGCGTCACATGAAGCCGCTCGAGGCGCTGAGCCTGCTCGAGCGAGCAGGGGTGCACCGCATGAACGGGGTCACGGGCCCCGACTACACCGCCTACTACGCGCTCGTGCCAGCGGCCGCGCTCCCCCTCGCGCTGTGGATCGAGAGCGAGCGCATGGCATTCACGCTCGAGCGCTTCGACGAACAGGCGCTCGCGCTCGAGCAGAAGATCGTGCGCAACGAGCTCCTGGAGAGCGATGGCATCGACGGGATGTTCCGGCGCCACACCTTGCGCGCCATCTTCGGGCAGGACCACCCTTACTCGGGCGCAGAGCTCCCTCTCGACGATCTCGAGGCGATCGAGCTCCGGCACGCGCAGTGGTTCTTCCAGCAAGGCTACCGTCCGAGCAACGCGCGCCTGATCCTGGTCGGCGACATCGATCCACAGGCGACCCGCGCCCTCGTGGAGCGGTACTTCGGCCCGGTGGTCAATCCGAAGGCGCCGTTCGTGCGCCGGAGGACGGCCCCGCCCGCCTTCGCCGCGGCGCGGCGAGTGACCTTCGAGAATGCGGTCTATCGTGAGCAGATCGAGGTGTGCTGGGCGGCACCGCCCGCCGCGTCGCGCGAGCGGGTCGCGGCGGGGCTCGTCGCCGACGCGCTGGCGCAGTCGCTCCGGGCGCGCCTCGTCGATGATCAGGGGACCCTGTCGCACGTCGATACGGACATCGACGACCTGGACCTGGGATCGGTGTTCTCCGTCTCGGCGGCCCTGACGAAGCACGCGACCCACGACGGCGTCGAGGCGGCGATCGAGCGGGAAATCCACCAGATGTGGGGCATGGACTGGGGAGCCGTGCTGCCGGAGGTGAAACAGACCGCGATCGTCCGCGAGCTCATCTCGCATGACAAGCCGCTGTCGCGCGCGTTCCGACACCTGCAGTCGCTGCGCTCCACGTCGCGGCCTTTCAACGTGGCACGGCGGATCGCTGAGATCGGCGGCGTCACCCCCGACGACATGCTGCGCCTGCGCCGCTACTTCACGCCGGATCGGCGCCTCGTCGCCCGCCTCGTCCGCGTGGAGCCCGAGGATGTCGCGTCCCCTGAGGGCAAGTTGACCGTCGACGCGCGCTGA
- a CDS encoding GDSL-type esterase/lipase family protein: MALRSFHQSPFLVLTLGAVILLSACSDDDGGGSSASSGGTGGSSASSGSSGSTTAQGTGGAGGGTGGVGDTGGGDTGGGGGDTGGGGAGGGTDAQGIVPNPIISRGKPAFASAGTASVINDGKYRSAGTWIAGKPTSAAPAWVAIQVGTGYERLLLSWTASYNYNYTDVQYGAPGAYRVETSSDSTNGSDGTWTKVAEVTDNPVRTRAHSFDFGGKSWVRLVVTAAPAMTDDTGVQLDEIDVHDISKGAEDTWFFLGDSITAFAYDRDTPATQPSFAENVHAAHPAHYPAMINGGIGSELTKSSDKPSALDRIDDVLELNPDFHYFAIGYGTNDSWGQTDPSTFKANLQQIIDKIEAAGRVPVLAHIPFSPDGNHDAVPVFNQAIDELTQANGLPPGPDLYTWFKDHPDRFTDKVHPDPAGRVAMNKLWADAVDGLYPAQR, translated from the coding sequence ATGGCTTTGCGTTCATTTCACCAGTCACCTTTCCTGGTTCTTACGCTGGGGGCGGTAATCCTCCTGTCGGCCTGCTCGGATGACGACGGCGGCGGCTCGTCAGCGAGCTCCGGGGGCACGGGCGGCTCGTCGGCGAGCTCCGGGAGCTCCGGGAGCACCACCGCGCAGGGCACGGGCGGCGCGGGCGGTGGTACGGGCGGCGTCGGGGATACGGGTGGCGGTGATACGGGTGGCGGCGGCGGTGACACGGGCGGTGGCGGCGCCGGCGGGGGTACGGACGCGCAGGGGATCGTGCCCAATCCCATCATCTCTCGCGGCAAGCCGGCCTTCGCCTCGGCGGGGACGGCGTCGGTGATCAACGACGGCAAGTACAGGTCGGCAGGGACCTGGATCGCGGGCAAGCCCACCTCGGCCGCGCCTGCCTGGGTCGCCATCCAGGTCGGCACCGGGTACGAGCGGCTGCTCCTGAGCTGGACGGCCTCGTACAACTACAACTACACGGACGTGCAATACGGGGCGCCGGGCGCCTACCGCGTGGAGACGTCGAGCGACTCCACGAACGGCTCGGACGGCACCTGGACCAAGGTTGCGGAGGTGACCGACAACCCGGTCCGCACGCGTGCCCACAGCTTCGACTTCGGCGGCAAGAGCTGGGTCCGGCTCGTCGTGACCGCGGCCCCCGCGATGACCGACGACACCGGCGTGCAGCTCGACGAGATCGACGTGCACGACATCTCGAAGGGCGCGGAGGACACGTGGTTCTTCCTCGGCGACAGCATCACGGCGTTCGCCTACGACCGCGACACGCCGGCCACGCAGCCGAGCTTCGCCGAGAACGTGCACGCGGCGCACCCGGCCCACTATCCGGCGATGATCAACGGCGGCATCGGGAGCGAGCTCACGAAGAGCAGCGACAAGCCCAGCGCGCTGGATCGCATCGATGACGTCCTGGAGCTGAACCCCGACTTCCACTACTTCGCCATCGGTTACGGCACCAACGACTCCTGGGGCCAGACCGACCCGAGCACCTTCAAGGCGAACCTTCAGCAGATCATCGACAAGATCGAGGCAGCGGGCCGTGTCCCGGTGCTCGCGCACATCCCGTTCTCGCCGGACGGCAACCACGACGCGGTCCCGGTGTTCAACCAGGCGATCGACGAGCTGACGCAGGCGAACGGCCTCCCTCCTGGGCCGGATCTGTATACGTGGTTCAAGGACCACCCCGACCGGTTCACCGACAAGGTGCACCCGGATCCCGCCGGGCGGGTGGCCATGAACAAGCTCTGGGCCGACGCCGTGGACGGCCTCTACCCGGCCCAGCGGTAG
- a CDS encoding M16 family metallopeptidase has translation MRRASMGWAALFGAALAGCGSRVELPPPLLPLTPTPDAEFRANAPPPAAEPALRVHDVRSTELENGMTTLVVEQPELPLVTLVYVNRAARDDGAPRNAGLAELTARMLNEGTRLENGEVLRQLRISGEPPGWSVGSAGTAIAITTLASGVEKAAWLLARLVQHPVFEADSLESARVAQSQQLFSRSLGISSQLNELALEGLYGPDHPLALPFKTFGRNLRFFSGHQVRSFYSRQYGPRDSALIAVGAVQADAVFTLARRHFGAWSPAQGQVPAEPAPPAVVPRGDRNIQIGAIAADASDASLVVALPCAGLSDPDALAFDLIAMLIGGLTVSRSAAALRHDTGISYGVHAACYQRRTAGKFLIELSADLDRAGESLEKILTEIERIKSSPVTLAELEAAKMRYLGQTAAAVSSTPGLAGALADLYLNALPLDHLATLERRVRALSAEQLQRAAARYFDAQIGVAVYGPPRLLHDQLVSLGDVQWSMLKTTK, from the coding sequence ATGAGACGAGCAAGCATGGGGTGGGCAGCGCTCTTCGGGGCAGCGCTCGCAGGCTGCGGCTCGCGGGTGGAGCTGCCTCCTCCCCTGCTCCCGCTCACGCCGACCCCGGACGCCGAGTTCCGCGCGAACGCGCCGCCGCCCGCGGCTGAGCCAGCGCTGCGGGTCCACGACGTCCGCTCGACCGAGCTCGAGAACGGCATGACGACGCTCGTCGTCGAGCAGCCCGAGCTGCCGCTCGTGACGCTGGTCTACGTCAACCGCGCGGCGCGCGACGATGGAGCGCCGCGCAACGCCGGGCTCGCGGAGCTCACGGCCCGGATGTTGAACGAGGGGACACGGCTGGAGAACGGCGAGGTCCTGCGCCAGCTCCGCATCAGCGGTGAGCCCCCCGGGTGGAGCGTGGGCTCCGCCGGAACCGCGATCGCGATCACGACGCTGGCGTCTGGCGTCGAGAAGGCAGCGTGGCTTCTGGCGCGGCTCGTCCAGCACCCCGTCTTCGAGGCCGACTCGCTCGAGAGCGCGCGCGTCGCGCAGTCCCAGCAGCTGTTCAGCCGCTCCCTCGGCATCTCTTCCCAGCTGAACGAGCTCGCCCTCGAGGGGCTGTATGGCCCCGATCACCCTCTGGCGCTGCCATTCAAGACCTTTGGGCGCAATCTCAGGTTTTTTTCCGGGCATCAGGTGAGGAGCTTCTACTCGCGGCAATACGGCCCGCGCGACAGCGCCCTCATCGCCGTGGGCGCCGTGCAAGCCGATGCGGTCTTCACGCTCGCGCGCCGCCACTTCGGCGCATGGTCCCCTGCGCAGGGTCAGGTGCCGGCTGAGCCAGCGCCGCCGGCGGTCGTCCCCCGCGGCGACCGGAACATCCAGATCGGCGCGATCGCGGCCGACGCGTCCGACGCCAGCCTGGTCGTCGCTTTGCCATGCGCCGGCTTGTCAGACCCGGACGCCCTCGCTTTCGATCTCATCGCCATGCTGATCGGCGGGCTCACCGTGTCGCGCTCTGCAGCCGCGCTCCGGCACGACACGGGAATCAGCTATGGGGTGCACGCCGCGTGTTATCAACGCAGGACCGCTGGCAAATTCCTGATCGAGCTCAGCGCCGATCTCGATCGCGCAGGTGAGAGCCTGGAGAAGATCCTGACGGAGATCGAGCGGATCAAGAGCTCTCCGGTGACGCTGGCCGAGCTCGAGGCGGCGAAGATGCGCTACCTCGGCCAGACGGCCGCTGCCGTGTCGTCGACTCCGGGTCTGGCCGGGGCTCTCGCGGACCTCTATTTGAATGCGCTGCCGCTCGACCACCTGGCGACGCTGGAGCGCCGGGTGCGCGCCCTCAGCGCCGAGCAGCTGCAGCGCGCCGCGGCGCGGTACTTTGACGCCCAGATCGGCGTCGCCGTCTATGGGCCCCCGCGGTTGCTCCACGACCAGCTCGTGAGCCTCGGCGACGTCCAGTGGTCGATGCTGAAGACGACGAAGTGA
- a CDS encoding TIGR00725 family protein, translating into MDDDRDEREDEDTKRDIAPYVPRRPVMAVIGNGLAVDAATEVVCVELGRRAVEAGFRLVTGGLGGVMAAVSRGGRAAATWRDGDILGILPGYEASAANPYVDIVVPTGMQIGRNILVVAAADVVVVVGGGAGTLSEVAVAWQLGKPLLALATSGGWARQLAGGRVDDRRSDRIVSAASAEEAVATAWEMAGRGRGRGA; encoded by the coding sequence ATGGACGACGATCGGGACGAGCGAGAAGACGAGGACACGAAGCGGGACATCGCGCCCTACGTGCCGCGCCGCCCCGTGATGGCGGTCATCGGCAACGGCCTCGCGGTGGACGCGGCGACCGAGGTTGTGTGCGTCGAGCTCGGGCGGCGCGCCGTGGAGGCGGGGTTCCGGCTGGTCACCGGGGGGCTGGGGGGCGTCATGGCGGCCGTGTCGCGCGGCGGGCGCGCGGCGGCGACGTGGCGTGACGGCGATATCCTGGGGATCCTGCCAGGGTACGAGGCGTCGGCGGCCAACCCGTACGTGGACATCGTCGTCCCGACCGGCATGCAGATCGGGCGCAACATCCTGGTCGTCGCCGCGGCCGACGTGGTCGTGGTCGTCGGCGGAGGCGCGGGCACGCTGAGCGAGGTCGCCGTCGCCTGGCAGCTCGGCAAGCCGCTGCTCGCGCTCGCGACGAGCGGCGGCTGGGCGAGGCAGCTCGCCGGGGGGCGCGTGGACGACCGGCGCTCGGATCGGATCGTGTCGGCCGCGAGCGCGGAAGAGGCGGTGGCGACGGCGTGGGAGATGGCGGGCCGCGGCCGCGGCCGGGGGGCGTGA